In Paenarthrobacter sp. GOM3, a single window of DNA contains:
- a CDS encoding dihydrodipicolinate synthase family protein gives MTSLILPTDDGGTREYRLQPATAWVKPTAPLAARRAYAAAHVIPEVAADNTPGAPAQLDWDATLSYRHELWSYGLGVADAMDTAQRGMGLDWAATQQLIKRTGAEAASVVAGNNAATAGKSVRDLVSCGAGTDQLDIAALPDGAAGIQAVIDAYREQIAVVSEAGPKVILMASRALAKVANSADDYLHVYSTLLQEVDQPVILHWLGTMFDPSLAGYWGSDDVSVATDTFLSLIREHADKVDGVKVSLLDASHEVALRAALPSGVRLYTGDDFNYPELIDGDETHHSDALLGIFAAIYPAASVALQKYDAGQGAEGRAVLDSTRELGKHIFSAPTFYYKTGIAFMSWLNGKQPGFQMVGGLHSGRSVLHLAKTFELADKAGLLKDPSLAAFRMSDYLRINGVGA, from the coding sequence ATGACGTCACTCATCCTTCCCACCGACGACGGCGGCACCCGCGAGTACCGCCTCCAACCCGCCACAGCATGGGTCAAGCCAACGGCTCCGCTGGCGGCGCGCCGCGCTTACGCTGCAGCCCACGTCATCCCCGAAGTGGCAGCTGATAACACCCCAGGCGCCCCCGCGCAGCTCGACTGGGATGCCACGCTGTCGTACCGGCACGAGCTGTGGTCCTACGGGCTGGGTGTTGCTGACGCCATGGACACCGCACAACGCGGCATGGGCCTGGACTGGGCTGCGACCCAGCAGCTCATCAAGCGCACAGGTGCCGAGGCCGCGTCCGTCGTAGCCGGCAACAATGCGGCGACGGCCGGCAAGTCCGTCCGGGACCTCGTTTCCTGTGGTGCCGGAACCGACCAGCTGGATATTGCCGCCCTCCCTGACGGTGCAGCCGGTATCCAGGCCGTCATCGACGCCTACCGTGAGCAGATCGCCGTCGTCAGCGAGGCCGGGCCCAAGGTCATCCTCATGGCCTCCCGCGCCTTGGCCAAGGTTGCCAACAGCGCCGACGACTACCTGCACGTCTACTCCACGCTCCTGCAGGAAGTGGACCAGCCCGTGATCCTGCACTGGCTGGGCACCATGTTCGACCCCTCACTGGCTGGCTACTGGGGCTCCGATGACGTCTCCGTCGCTACCGACACGTTCCTTAGCCTGATCCGCGAGCACGCGGACAAGGTTGACGGGGTGAAGGTGTCGCTGCTGGACGCCTCGCACGAGGTCGCGCTGCGCGCTGCGCTCCCGTCCGGTGTGCGCCTGTACACCGGCGACGACTTCAACTATCCGGAACTGATCGACGGCGACGAAACGCACCACTCGGACGCCCTGCTGGGCATCTTCGCGGCCATCTACCCGGCCGCTTCGGTTGCGTTGCAGAAGTACGACGCCGGCCAAGGTGCTGAGGGGCGCGCAGTCCTGGACTCCACCCGTGAGCTAGGCAAGCACATCTTCAGCGCCCCGACGTTCTACTACAAGACCGGGATCGCCTTCATGTCCTGGCTCAACGGCAAGCAGCCCGGCTTCCAGATGGTGGGCGGCCTGCACTCGGGCCGTTCGGTCCTGCACCTGGCGAAGACCTTCGAACTGGCGGACAAAGCCGGACTACTGAAGGATCCGTCCCTGGCAGCGTTCCGCATGTCGGACTACCTTCGGATCAACGGAGTGGGCGCATGA
- a CDS encoding sugar phosphate isomerase/epimerase family protein has product MSTDFSRLSLNSATTKKWTLAEAVDGCARAGIPAIGPWRDRVAEAGLDKAAKLIKDAGLRVSSLCRGGFLTAADPEGQAAALADNFEAVREAVALDTQELFLVVGGLAPGEKDVVGARQRVAARLEELVPFASEHGIRLVLEPLHPMYAADRALISTLGQALDLAAPYAAKAVGVAVDTFHVWWDPELRAQIERAGRENRIASYQVCDFNLPIATDALLSRGMMGDGVIDFATIGTWVRDAGYTGDIEVEIFNQEIWDADGDSVLETMKQRYAELVLPFA; this is encoded by the coding sequence ATGAGCACGGATTTCTCGCGGCTGTCGCTGAACAGCGCCACCACCAAGAAGTGGACACTTGCCGAAGCCGTGGACGGCTGTGCCCGCGCGGGCATCCCCGCGATCGGCCCGTGGCGTGACCGCGTGGCCGAGGCTGGCCTGGACAAAGCAGCCAAGCTGATCAAGGACGCCGGACTCCGGGTTTCCTCGCTGTGCCGCGGCGGCTTCCTCACTGCGGCAGATCCTGAGGGACAGGCCGCAGCACTGGCCGACAACTTCGAAGCCGTCCGCGAAGCAGTAGCACTGGACACCCAGGAGTTGTTCCTGGTTGTTGGTGGGCTCGCCCCTGGTGAGAAGGACGTGGTCGGTGCACGGCAACGCGTGGCGGCCCGGCTGGAGGAACTCGTTCCCTTTGCCTCAGAGCATGGCATTCGGTTGGTTCTTGAGCCCCTGCACCCGATGTACGCGGCCGACCGTGCCCTGATCTCCACCCTTGGCCAGGCCCTGGACCTCGCCGCGCCGTACGCCGCGAAGGCAGTGGGCGTCGCCGTCGACACCTTCCACGTCTGGTGGGATCCGGAACTTAGGGCGCAGATCGAACGTGCCGGCCGCGAGAACCGCATCGCCTCCTACCAGGTGTGCGACTTCAACCTGCCGATCGCTACGGATGCGCTGCTCTCCCGCGGAATGATGGGCGACGGCGTCATCGACTTCGCGACCATCGGCACCTGGGTCAGGGACGCCGGGTACACGGGCGACATCGAGGTTGAAATCTTTAACCAGGAGATCTGGGATGCCGATGGCGACTCCGTTCTGGAAACCATGAAGCAGCGTTACGCGGAGCTCGTTCTCCCGTTCGCCTAA
- a CDS encoding YihY/virulence factor BrkB family protein, whose protein sequence is MTTQDSAHTSTAKAQTAPSPEDSRKPDSPNDLAKPTWMYIAKRTLREFTKDQCPDAAAGLTYYGVLALFPALLALVSLLGIFGDAGKTTSALLDIVQQFAPGPGVDTLRKPIEELTQSNAAGFALFFGIVVALWSASGYVSAFSRAMNRVYEVDEGRGFIKLRGTMLAVTVVAVVGAALVAAMLVLSGPVAEAIGGAIGLSQAFLTVWNIAKWPVLIVIVVAIIAVLYYFTPNVKQPKFRWMSMGSLIALVIFALASLGFGFYVANFSNYNKTYGALAGVIIMLLWLWILNMSLLFGAEFDAEMERGRQLQGGIEAEESIQLPPRDTKKSDKMQEKEDEIVRTGEEIRESHGDEPRKNK, encoded by the coding sequence ATGACTACACAAGATTCAGCCCACACAAGCACTGCCAAGGCGCAGACCGCACCTTCCCCGGAAGACTCGCGCAAGCCGGACAGTCCCAACGACCTCGCCAAACCCACATGGATGTACATCGCCAAAAGGACCCTGAGGGAGTTCACCAAGGACCAGTGTCCGGACGCTGCGGCAGGCTTGACGTACTACGGTGTGCTCGCGCTGTTCCCCGCGCTCCTTGCCTTGGTTTCACTTCTCGGCATATTTGGCGATGCAGGTAAGACCACATCGGCATTGCTGGACATCGTCCAGCAATTTGCTCCCGGACCGGGCGTTGACACCCTCCGAAAGCCCATTGAGGAGCTGACCCAATCCAACGCGGCAGGCTTCGCCCTGTTCTTCGGGATCGTGGTGGCCCTATGGTCGGCCTCTGGATACGTGTCCGCGTTTAGCCGCGCCATGAACCGCGTCTACGAAGTGGACGAAGGGCGCGGGTTCATCAAGCTCCGCGGCACGATGCTGGCAGTGACGGTCGTCGCCGTCGTTGGGGCTGCGCTGGTCGCCGCCATGCTGGTCCTCAGTGGGCCGGTGGCAGAAGCAATCGGCGGCGCCATTGGATTGTCCCAGGCGTTCCTGACGGTCTGGAACATCGCGAAATGGCCGGTGCTCATCGTCATTGTGGTGGCCATCATTGCCGTGCTCTACTACTTCACGCCCAACGTCAAGCAGCCCAAGTTCCGCTGGATGAGCATGGGCTCCCTCATCGCCCTGGTGATTTTCGCCCTTGCCTCACTGGGCTTCGGCTTCTACGTTGCCAACTTCAGCAACTACAACAAAACCTATGGCGCCCTGGCGGGTGTGATCATCATGTTGCTGTGGCTCTGGATCCTTAACATGTCCTTGCTGTTCGGTGCCGAATTCGACGCCGAGATGGAGCGCGGCCGCCAGCTGCAGGGTGGTATTGAGGCTGAAGAGAGCATTCAGCTGCCGCCCCGCGACACCAAGAAGAGCGACAAGATGCAGGAAAAGGAAGATGAAATTGTCAGGACCGGAGAGGAAATCCGTGAAAGCCACGGCGACGAACCGCGGAAGAACAAGTAG
- the araB gene encoding ribulokinase — protein sequence MNTSENSPLGEQFVIGVDYGTLSGRAVVVRVSDGAELGSGVFEYPHAVVTENLPGSGQRLPADWALQVPNDYRDVLRNAVPAAVADAGIDPKKVVGIATDFTACTMVPTTADGTPLNEVDRFADRPHAFVKLWRHHAAQPQADRINQLAEKRGESWLPRYGGLISSEWEFAKGLQLLEEDPEVYGAMDHWVEAADWIVWQLCGNYVRNACTAGYKGIYQDGKYPSDDFLAELNPHFKDFVSEKLEHTIGRLGDAAGQLTEEAAAWTGLPAGIAVAVGNVDAHVSAPAANAVEPGQLVAIMGTSTCHVMNGDVLREVPGMCGVVDGGIVDGLWGYEAGQSGVGDIFGWFTKNGVPPEYHQAAAAQGKSIHEYLTELAEKQAIGEHGLIALDWHSGNRSVLVDHELSGIVVGQTLATKPEDTYRALLEATAFGTRTIVDAFRDSGVPVKEFIVAGGLLKNKFLMQVYADITGLQLSTIGSEQGPALGSAIHAAVAAGKYKDIREAASSMAAAPGAVYTPIPENVAAYDVLFQEYRTLHDYFGRGTNNVMHRLKAIQREAQGTARVTEPASNSSTDAAERVSA from the coding sequence ATGAATACCTCAGAAAATTCCCCACTCGGTGAGCAATTCGTCATCGGCGTGGACTACGGCACCCTGTCCGGCCGCGCCGTCGTCGTGCGTGTCTCGGACGGTGCCGAGCTCGGCAGTGGCGTGTTCGAATACCCGCACGCCGTGGTCACGGAAAATCTTCCCGGCAGCGGCCAGCGTTTGCCCGCCGACTGGGCGCTCCAGGTCCCTAACGATTACCGCGACGTGCTGCGCAATGCTGTACCGGCCGCCGTCGCCGATGCCGGCATCGACCCGAAGAAAGTGGTGGGCATCGCCACCGACTTCACCGCCTGCACCATGGTCCCGACGACGGCGGACGGCACGCCGCTGAACGAGGTGGACCGCTTCGCTGACCGACCCCATGCCTTCGTGAAGCTGTGGCGCCACCACGCCGCCCAACCACAAGCGGACCGCATCAACCAGCTTGCTGAAAAGCGTGGCGAATCCTGGCTCCCCCGCTACGGCGGCCTGATCTCCTCCGAATGGGAATTCGCCAAGGGCCTGCAACTCCTGGAAGAGGACCCCGAAGTCTACGGCGCCATGGATCACTGGGTTGAAGCCGCCGACTGGATCGTCTGGCAGCTATGTGGAAACTACGTCCGGAACGCCTGCACAGCCGGATACAAGGGCATTTACCAGGATGGTAAGTACCCGTCCGACGATTTCCTCGCCGAGCTCAATCCCCACTTCAAGGATTTCGTTTCCGAAAAACTGGAGCACACCATCGGCCGTTTGGGCGACGCCGCCGGACAGCTCACGGAAGAAGCCGCCGCCTGGACGGGCCTTCCGGCAGGGATTGCCGTAGCCGTGGGAAACGTTGACGCGCACGTCAGCGCACCGGCAGCCAATGCCGTGGAGCCTGGACAGCTTGTTGCCATCATGGGTACCTCCACCTGCCATGTCATGAACGGCGACGTCCTCCGCGAGGTCCCGGGCATGTGTGGCGTCGTTGACGGCGGAATCGTTGACGGCCTGTGGGGCTACGAAGCCGGCCAGTCCGGAGTAGGCGACATCTTCGGTTGGTTCACTAAGAACGGTGTCCCGCCGGAATACCACCAGGCCGCCGCGGCCCAAGGTAAAAGCATCCACGAATACCTCACTGAACTCGCGGAGAAGCAGGCCATTGGCGAGCACGGACTAATCGCCCTGGACTGGCACTCGGGCAACCGGTCAGTGCTGGTTGACCATGAACTTTCCGGCATCGTGGTGGGCCAAACCCTGGCAACCAAGCCCGAGGACACTTACCGGGCCCTACTGGAAGCCACGGCGTTCGGCACCCGCACCATCGTGGACGCCTTCCGCGATTCCGGTGTCCCCGTCAAGGAATTCATCGTGGCTGGCGGCCTGCTGAAGAACAAGTTCCTCATGCAGGTCTACGCGGATATCACCGGCTTGCAGCTCTCCACGATCGGCTCCGAACAGGGCCCGGCCTTGGGCTCTGCCATCCACGCTGCCGTCGCTGCCGGGAAGTACAAGGACATCCGCGAAGCCGCCTCATCCATGGCCGCAGCTCCCGGCGCTGTGTACACGCCCATTCCTGAAAACGTTGCCGCATACGACGTCCTCTTCCAGGAATACCGGACCCTGCACGACTACTTCGGTCGCGGAACCAACAATGTCATGCACCGCCTCAAGGCGATCCAGCGTGAGGCGCAGGGCACCGCAAGGGTGACCGAACCGGCGTCGAACTCTTCCACCGACGCCGCAGAGCGGGTGTCCGCATGA
- the xylB gene encoding xylulokinase, which yields MPLVAGIDSSTQSCKVIIRDSATGALVRQGRASHPEGSEVHPEHWWTALQEAITDAGGLDDVDAISIGGQQHGMVCLDESGDVVRPALLWNDTRSAPDAEDLIREAGDGDSVAGAAQWASSTGTVPVASLTATKLRWLARNEPENAARTAAVCLPHDWLSWRLAGNGPGTGPASLELLRTDRSDASGTGYFSATTGEYLPEVLRSTLGHVPVLPTVVGPLEVAGKTPGGALIGPGAGDNAAAGLGVSAAVGDVVISIGTSGTVFAVSEVSSHDASGLVAGFADATGNYLPLACTLNATRIFDSTAALLGVTLHELGDLALSAPEGSGGLTMVPYFEGERTPNLPNATGSLHGLTLSNYTPANLARAAFEGVLCSLADGLAALLAQGVAAQRIILIGGGAQSEAVQEVAAAVFGVPVFVPKPGEYVADGAARQASGVLAGTLPDWPVEGVNVSARNGDAPAAFLTRYRHYAARAAIG from the coding sequence ATGCCTCTCGTAGCCGGGATCGACAGCTCCACCCAGTCCTGCAAGGTGATCATCAGGGACTCAGCCACAGGTGCCCTGGTGCGTCAGGGCCGGGCTTCCCACCCGGAGGGAAGCGAAGTTCACCCTGAGCACTGGTGGACTGCGCTGCAGGAAGCGATCACGGACGCGGGCGGTTTGGATGATGTGGACGCCATCTCCATCGGTGGGCAGCAGCATGGCATGGTGTGCCTCGACGAATCCGGAGACGTTGTTCGCCCGGCCCTGCTGTGGAACGACACCCGTTCAGCACCGGACGCCGAGGATCTCATCCGCGAGGCCGGTGATGGCGATTCAGTGGCCGGTGCCGCCCAGTGGGCAAGCAGCACCGGAACCGTGCCGGTCGCTTCACTCACGGCCACCAAGCTGCGCTGGTTGGCCCGCAATGAGCCAGAAAACGCCGCCCGTACGGCTGCGGTGTGCCTTCCCCATGATTGGCTGTCATGGCGCTTGGCAGGCAACGGTCCCGGAACAGGGCCTGCGTCGCTGGAGCTCCTCCGCACCGACAGGTCCGATGCCTCCGGCACCGGCTACTTTTCGGCCACCACCGGCGAGTACCTTCCCGAAGTACTTCGAAGCACGCTGGGGCACGTGCCGGTGCTGCCTACCGTCGTGGGGCCTTTGGAAGTGGCAGGCAAGACTCCGGGAGGCGCCTTGATCGGGCCGGGCGCTGGCGATAACGCTGCCGCAGGTCTGGGCGTCAGTGCCGCCGTCGGTGATGTCGTCATATCCATCGGCACGTCGGGGACGGTATTCGCCGTATCGGAGGTTTCCTCACACGACGCCAGTGGATTGGTGGCAGGTTTCGCTGATGCGACCGGCAATTATCTTCCGCTGGCCTGCACGCTCAACGCCACACGGATCTTCGACTCCACCGCCGCATTGCTGGGCGTGACTCTCCACGAACTTGGCGATCTGGCCTTGTCCGCACCGGAAGGATCCGGCGGGCTGACCATGGTGCCGTACTTCGAGGGCGAACGGACACCCAATTTGCCGAACGCCACTGGTTCGCTCCACGGCCTCACCCTCTCCAACTACACCCCCGCCAACCTGGCCCGGGCCGCATTCGAGGGTGTGCTGTGCTCACTAGCCGATGGCCTGGCCGCACTCCTGGCCCAAGGCGTCGCGGCCCAGCGCATCATCCTTATAGGCGGCGGTGCACAATCCGAAGCCGTCCAGGAGGTGGCCGCCGCTGTATTCGGGGTTCCGGTGTTCGTGCCGAAGCCGGGCGAGTACGTTGCAGATGGCGCCGCACGCCAGGCATCGGGTGTCTTGGCGGGCACGTTGCCTGACTGGCCAGTGGAAGGCGTGAACGTGAGTGCACGGAACGGCGACGCGCCCGCCGCCTTCCTTACGAGGTACCGCCATTACGCCGCAAGGGCGGCCATCGGCTGA
- a CDS encoding LacI family DNA-binding transcriptional regulator: MEDVARVAGVSHQTVSRVLNNHPNVSSKTRERVEQAITDLGYRRNVAARSLVTRRSQTIGVLGSELAQYGPSHTLLGLQQAARDAGYFVSVAGLREVTPETIKDAIAHFMDQGVDGIVVTVPHPGTFDVLRDITAQVPLVAVGSVGDENLSGATVDQRQGARLAVQHLLDLGHTQIGHLSGPADWIDAAARIDGWRDALAEAGLEPATLIEGDWSAECGYREGLKIATERSVTALFVANDQMALGVLRAFNETGVQVPTDISVVGFDDQPESAYFIPPLTTVAQDFEELGQRCIDLLLEYLDKGTSHAPATVTPRLVVRSTTAQAGPTQAGTRQAGQA, from the coding sequence ATGGAGGACGTCGCCCGCGTCGCCGGGGTGTCCCATCAGACCGTTTCACGGGTGCTCAACAACCACCCCAACGTGAGTTCCAAGACCCGCGAGCGCGTCGAACAGGCCATCACCGATCTGGGCTACCGCCGCAACGTAGCCGCCCGTAGCTTGGTAACACGGCGCTCCCAGACCATTGGTGTGCTCGGCAGCGAACTGGCCCAGTACGGACCATCCCACACACTTTTGGGCCTCCAGCAGGCGGCGAGGGACGCCGGCTATTTCGTCAGCGTTGCGGGCCTGCGCGAAGTCACGCCGGAAACCATCAAGGACGCCATCGCCCATTTCATGGACCAGGGCGTGGACGGCATTGTGGTCACGGTGCCCCACCCCGGAACTTTTGATGTCCTGCGGGATATCACAGCCCAGGTTCCACTGGTAGCCGTCGGGTCCGTGGGCGATGAGAACCTCAGCGGCGCCACAGTCGACCAACGGCAAGGAGCCCGGCTCGCAGTCCAACACCTTCTGGACCTTGGCCACACGCAGATCGGCCACTTGTCCGGGCCCGCCGATTGGATCGACGCGGCCGCGCGCATCGACGGCTGGCGGGATGCTTTGGCTGAGGCGGGGCTTGAGCCAGCCACACTGATCGAGGGCGACTGGAGTGCTGAATGTGGTTACCGCGAAGGCTTGAAGATCGCTACGGAGCGCTCGGTGACGGCTCTATTTGTTGCCAACGACCAGATGGCTCTGGGGGTACTGCGCGCGTTCAACGAGACCGGCGTCCAGGTTCCCACCGACATCAGTGTGGTGGGTTTCGATGACCAACCGGAATCCGCGTACTTCATTCCGCCACTGACCACCGTTGCTCAGGACTTCGAAGAGCTCGGCCAACGCTGCATCGATCTGCTGCTCGAGTACCTGGACAAGGGCACGTCGCATGCGCCGGCGACGGTCACACCGCGCCTGGTTGTCCGCTCCACCACAGCCCAAGCCGGACCCACCCAAGCCGGTACCCGCCAAGCGGGGCAGGCCTAG
- a CDS encoding L-ribulose-5-phosphate 4-epimerase, whose product MSALLDTIAKVRKEVCKLHAELTRYELVVWTAGNVSGRIPGHDLMVIKPSGVSYDNLTPELMVVTDLYGTPVRGMNTGSAGTVDWGNPDLSPSSDTAAHAYVYRHMPEVGGVVHTHSTYATAWAARGEEIPCVLTMMGDEFGGPIPVGPFALIGDDSIGQGIVETLKNSNSPAVLMQNHGPFTIGKDARSAVKAAVMCEEVARTVHISRQLGEPLPIDQAKIESLYDRYQNVYGR is encoded by the coding sequence ATGAGCGCGCTCCTGGACACCATCGCGAAGGTCCGCAAGGAAGTGTGTAAACTCCATGCTGAGCTCACCCGGTACGAACTGGTGGTGTGGACCGCGGGCAACGTCTCCGGCCGCATTCCGGGCCACGACCTTATGGTCATCAAGCCGTCCGGTGTTTCCTACGACAACCTCACTCCGGAGCTCATGGTGGTCACCGACCTGTACGGCACACCGGTCCGGGGCATGAACACCGGCAGCGCTGGCACCGTTGACTGGGGGAATCCGGATCTTTCGCCGTCCTCGGACACAGCCGCGCACGCTTACGTCTACCGGCACATGCCCGAGGTTGGCGGCGTGGTGCACACGCATTCCACCTACGCCACAGCCTGGGCTGCCCGCGGCGAGGAAATCCCTTGCGTTCTGACCATGATGGGCGACGAATTCGGTGGCCCCATCCCCGTGGGGCCGTTCGCGCTGATCGGGGACGACTCCATCGGCCAAGGCATCGTGGAGACGCTCAAGAACTCCAACTCCCCCGCCGTGCTGATGCAGAACCACGGGCCGTTCACCATCGGCAAGGACGCCCGGTCCGCGGTCAAGGCCGCTGTCATGTGCGAGGAAGTAGCCCGGACCGTGCACATTTCCCGTCAGCTGGGCGAACCACTTCCCATCGACCAAGCCAAGATCGAGTCGCTGTACGACCGCTACCAAAACGTTTACGGCCGCTAA
- the xylA gene encoding xylose isomerase: protein MTPQPTPQDRFTFGLWTVGWTGADPFGVATRPALDPVEAVHKLSDLGAYGITFHDNDLIPFDATASERELILKNFKAALAETGLKTPMVTTNLFSHPVFKDGGFTSNDRSIRRFALSKILRNIDLAAELGAETFVMWGGREGSEYDGSKDLSAALDRMKEGVDTAAGYIKEKGYGLRIALEPKPNEPRGDIFLPTVGHGLAFIAQLEHGDIVGLNPETGHEQMAGLNFTHGIAQALWAGKLFHIDLNGQRGIKYDQDLVFGHGDLTSAFFTVDLLENGFPNGGPKYDGPRHFDYKPSRTDGYDGVWESAKSNMSMYLLLKERALAFRADPEVQEALATSGVFELGEPTLSAGETTADLLADASAFETFDADQAAERSFAFVRLNQLAIEHLLGAR from the coding sequence ATGACCCCGCAGCCCACCCCCCAGGACCGCTTCACCTTTGGCCTTTGGACCGTCGGCTGGACTGGCGCAGACCCGTTTGGCGTAGCGACCCGCCCTGCCCTGGACCCGGTAGAAGCAGTCCACAAGCTCAGCGACCTCGGCGCCTACGGCATCACTTTCCATGACAATGACCTGATCCCCTTCGATGCCACGGCCTCCGAACGTGAACTGATCCTGAAGAACTTCAAGGCAGCATTGGCCGAGACCGGCCTAAAGACCCCCATGGTGACCACCAACCTCTTCAGCCACCCCGTCTTCAAGGACGGTGGCTTCACGTCGAACGACCGCTCCATCCGTCGCTTCGCCCTGAGCAAGATCCTCCGCAATATCGATCTCGCTGCCGAGCTTGGTGCCGAGACGTTCGTGATGTGGGGCGGCCGCGAAGGCAGCGAATATGACGGCTCGAAGGACCTCTCCGCGGCGCTGGACCGCATGAAGGAAGGCGTTGACACCGCGGCCGGCTATATCAAGGAGAAGGGTTACGGCCTCCGGATCGCCCTGGAGCCCAAGCCGAACGAACCCCGCGGCGATATCTTCCTTCCCACCGTCGGGCACGGCCTCGCGTTCATCGCGCAGCTGGAACACGGTGACATCGTGGGCCTCAACCCGGAGACGGGCCACGAGCAGATGGCGGGCCTGAACTTCACCCACGGCATCGCCCAGGCACTGTGGGCCGGAAAGCTTTTCCACATCGACCTCAACGGCCAGCGTGGAATCAAGTACGACCAAGACCTCGTCTTCGGCCACGGCGACCTCACCAGCGCCTTCTTTACCGTGGACCTCCTGGAGAACGGCTTCCCGAACGGCGGACCGAAGTACGACGGCCCACGCCACTTCGACTACAAGCCGTCCCGCACGGACGGTTACGACGGCGTTTGGGAATCCGCAAAGTCCAACATGTCCATGTACCTCCTGCTCAAGGAGCGTGCGCTTGCGTTCCGCGCGGATCCCGAGGTCCAGGAAGCACTGGCCACCTCAGGCGTGTTCGAGCTGGGCGAGCCGACTCTTAGCGCCGGCGAGACCACCGCGGACCTGCTGGCTGACGCCAGCGCCTTCGAAACGTTCGACGCCGACCAGGCCGCGGAGCGCTCGTTCGCTTTCGTCCGCCTCAACCAGCTGGCCATCGAGCACCTGCTCGGCGCCCGCTAA
- a CDS encoding ROK family transcriptional regulator — MDYGQWKLAKSSSNPQGGPIPVIDATAPGRVGDVRRRNLSLVLDSIARTGDAKPSRAQLAAGTGLTKAAVSSLVADLVESGLVSEVGLYRDGERGRPGQGLELSSRRGVIGMEINVDYLAVGVVDLGGNLRFHSSVESPNRGLEPATVMERLGALAAEAKAAAAAEGIAILGGGLAVPGLVDEQRSVVLSAPNLHWENEPLNPRALLEGAPLGVRLSNEANSAALGELWYGGGPTDFLYVSGEVGVGGGVIIASELYTGPGGSAGELGHIVVNPDGPSCSCGGAGCLETFAGQEAIFEAAGIPPGTLEGRAEVLLAALRRRDPQATKAVDDAGRYLGVALASSARLMDIEAVVLGGHFAVLGEWLRPALLGSLERHAPGLLDPRNLTLSGLEHSGTLLGAAGQVIRSVIESPFEFLLAAKLA, encoded by the coding sequence ATGGATTATGGTCAATGGAAGCTGGCAAAAAGTTCTTCGAATCCGCAAGGAGGTCCCATACCCGTGATTGACGCAACCGCGCCGGGGCGCGTAGGTGATGTCCGCCGTCGTAATCTTTCGCTCGTGTTGGACTCCATCGCGAGGACGGGAGATGCCAAGCCCAGCCGCGCGCAGCTTGCCGCGGGAACCGGACTTACCAAGGCTGCGGTGTCCAGCCTCGTCGCCGACCTCGTGGAGTCAGGGCTGGTCTCCGAGGTGGGCCTTTATCGCGACGGTGAGCGGGGGAGGCCTGGCCAGGGCCTGGAGCTCAGTTCCCGGCGCGGCGTGATCGGCATGGAAATCAACGTGGATTACCTGGCCGTAGGCGTGGTGGACCTCGGTGGCAACCTGCGCTTCCATTCAAGTGTTGAGTCGCCCAACCGGGGCTTGGAGCCGGCAACGGTGATGGAGCGTCTCGGCGCTTTGGCGGCCGAGGCGAAGGCTGCTGCGGCCGCCGAAGGCATAGCCATCCTCGGTGGCGGCCTGGCTGTCCCCGGGCTGGTGGACGAGCAACGAAGCGTCGTCCTGTCCGCCCCCAACCTGCATTGGGAAAATGAGCCGCTGAATCCACGGGCCCTCCTGGAGGGGGCCCCGCTCGGGGTGCGGTTGTCCAATGAGGCCAACAGTGCAGCACTGGGCGAACTTTGGTACGGCGGCGGCCCCACCGACTTCCTCTACGTGTCCGGAGAGGTGGGTGTAGGTGGCGGCGTCATTATCGCGTCCGAGCTGTACACGGGACCGGGTGGTTCCGCGGGGGAGCTGGGGCATATCGTAGTGAACCCGGACGGACCGTCCTGCTCGTGCGGTGGGGCGGGGTGCCTGGAAACCTTCGCTGGCCAAGAGGCGATATTCGAGGCGGCGGGCATTCCGCCCGGCACGTTGGAGGGGCGCGCAGAGGTACTGCTCGCCGCGCTTCGGCGGCGGGATCCGCAGGCTACGAAGGCAGTCGACGACGCCGGACGGTACCTGGGCGTGGCCCTCGCCTCCTCTGCCCGGCTGATGGATATCGAAGCGGTAGTGCTCGGCGGGCATTTTGCCGTGCTGGGAGAGTGGCTGCGCCCGGCCCTGTTGGGTAGCCTGGAGCGCCATGCGCCGGGGCTCCTGGATCCGAGGAACCTGACATTGTCCGGCCTGGAGCATTCCGGAACCCTGCTGGGAGCTGCCGGCCAGGTGATCCGCTCCGTGATTGAGTCGCCGTTCGAGTTCCTGCTGGCGGCGAAGCTGGCATAG